In the genome of Candidatus Ornithobacterium hominis, the window TCAAAAAGAAGAGCCTCACGGGTTGGGGCTCTTTCTAAATGAAGAAGCAAAAAAAAACAGCAAAAATTTAATCAAGAAAAGAATAAATCAATAAAATATTAACCAAAAAAATTAAAACAAATGAAGAAATTATTACTTTCTTTCGTTGTATTGCCAGGGGCTTTAGCCACCGCTCAGGTAGGCGTTAATACAGACCAGCCAAGTGGCACTTTTGATGCTGCTTATATAAATCCTCAGGAAGCCCCTGCGGGTACAAAATGGGCAAACCCAGCAACACCTCAGGGCGTTCACTTCCCGAATGTTAGCACAGAACAGCGCTTGAAATTTGAAGATGTGAGAGAAGGAATGATGATTTATAATACCGATAAGAAGTGCCTTGAGATGTACCTTGGGGACGAAAGCGGTGCCCACCAATGGGAATGCATCCCCAATGTAGGGAACAAATCAACACAAAGCGTATCAGTATCGCCAGCAAGGTTCAGCGGGCAATTTATAGGAGGAGTGCCATTAGCAGGCGCCAGCGTAAGTTTCACCATTACCAACAATGGATTCTCTCCCATTAGCGTTGACTTCTCTGATGCCGTTACGGTAGAAAATGAAGGGAGAAATATAACAGTAAATGGCGAAGCCAACAAAAGCGTTAGCCTAAAAGGAGGCGCAAAAAAAACCTTGACGTATACGCTTAGCGGGACGCCACAGGCAGGTACGCTTACGGCTATATTCAACAAATTAAGATTAAGTGCAGAGCAGCAATTAACGGTAGACAAAGGAAAGGCAAACCTGCAAAACCAAGAGCATTATATCGTGTCGCTTGCCTATGATGGCACGACCATACAAGGTTATATAGACAATAACACTAGCATCAAAATACCTTACACTGGTGGAAAAGGAAGTTATGATGCTGTCGTAAACATTCCCCCAACCACCGCCGCAGGGCAAGATAGCGACATTAACAAAATCACGCTTAGTATCCCAGCAGGGAACTTTTCAGCGCGAGGCGAGTTGACTGCGACGCTAAACGTAGAAGGAAATGGGAGTTACCAAGTTAAGCAGATGCCGGCAGGGGAAAGTTACGTCATTGCAACTTATGATATTGATATGAACGGGAGCAAATCCCAAGTGACCATCAAAGGAATAGGCGGTATCCCAGACAGGAAGTTTAAAGAAGATTCACGCTACAAGTTTATTTACTTGCCCGTTACCGTTACAGGAGCAAATGGTTATAATAAGACATGGCTCAATTACAACTTAGGAGCAGAATTTGCCAAACTAGGAGAAAACTTTAAGCCACTGCAGCAGTTGTTTGGCCAAGCTGCCCATGATGAAGGTAAAACCCACGGTTCATTATACCAATGGCAGAGAGCGAGTGATGGGCATGAGTTTAAGAATCAACCAACTACCGATGATAAAGCCAATACTTGGAGAGACGCAGGCTCTTCAGCAGGGAAGTTTATTAAAGGAAGCTCTAACTGGGTAAGGAATGGTGAAGGTGCATCAGGTGCAAATTTAGAGTTGTGGAGAGCAGGAAGAGATAACAACCCTTGCCCGTCAGGTTACCATGTTCCGACTGTGGAGGAGTGGAATCAATTACTCTATGCTGTAGGAAGAGGAAGTCAAATGTGGAGTCAAAATAAGTTACCAAACCTTGCAGCTGCTGGCTACCATCGCTATAACAATGGTTCGCTGAGCAACAAGGGTTCTAGCGGGTACTACTGGAGTAGCTCTGCTAGCTACAGTTTCTACGCTCACTACATGAACTTCGGCAGTGGCCGCAGCAGTACGTTCGGCGACGACCGAGCTCGCGGGCATAGCGTGCGTTGTATTAAAGATTAAAGCTTTTTAGCCCTCCGTAAGGAGGGCTATTTTTTTATAGCTTTTTTTAGTTTAATGCTTTTTATTCTAGCTAAATCAAAAGGCGTGAAGGGTTAATTATTTAAAAGTTTCAATTATTTAAAATGCACATTAAAATGCACAACGGGTCAAAAACATGATATTATCCTAAAATTTGTGATTACAAGAGAAAAAAATTAAATTTGAGAATTCATAAAAAACAATAGAAAATTAAAAAAGAATGAAAAAAGTTACATTGTTTTTCCTGTTATTAAACTCCTTTTTATTCTGGAGCTGTGCAACACAAAATTCAAATACCGCTAAGGCGACAGTAAATTCAAGCATGAATTTTAATGACTATGAAAGAAATGCTCTGG includes:
- a CDS encoding FISUMP domain-containing protein, encoding MKKLLLSFVVLPGALATAQVGVNTDQPSGTFDAAYINPQEAPAGTKWANPATPQGVHFPNVSTEQRLKFEDVREGMMIYNTDKKCLEMYLGDESGAHQWECIPNVGNKSTQSVSVSPARFSGQFIGGVPLAGASVSFTITNNGFSPISVDFSDAVTVENEGRNITVNGEANKSVSLKGGAKKTLTYTLSGTPQAGTLTAIFNKLRLSAEQQLTVDKGKANLQNQEHYIVSLAYDGTTIQGYIDNNTSIKIPYTGGKGSYDAVVNIPPTTAAGQDSDINKITLSIPAGNFSARGELTATLNVEGNGSYQVKQMPAGESYVIATYDIDMNGSKSQVTIKGIGGIPDRKFKEDSRYKFIYLPVTVTGANGYNKTWLNYNLGAEFAKLGENFKPLQQLFGQAAHDEGKTHGSLYQWQRASDGHEFKNQPTTDDKANTWRDAGSSAGKFIKGSSNWVRNGEGASGANLELWRAGRDNNPCPSGYHVPTVEEWNQLLYAVGRGSQMWSQNKLPNLAAAGYHRYNNGSLSNKGSSGYYWSSSASYSFYAHYMNFGSGRSSTFGDDRARGHSVRCIKD